CATCGGAGGGTATTTTTAACAGATTTGCCACCCTGCCCGAATAACCAACGACTTTCACAGAAATAATACTTCGAGTCTGTCTGTTGCTTTCATTGATTTAATGAGAGTTTTATTATAAAGGAGTCAGATTATGTAATTATTGACTCGCCCTCATGGTGTTGTTCCTCTAAATGAGGAGAAATaggaataatcttttttttttttttaacttaagaaTTATAGTCAACCAGAAAAAATTACAGTACTGGGTTCTTACCCCAAAATGTACACTTATGAATTTGCCAAGTATAATAAAAAGACTAACAATATGTTGAATACAAAAGTTAGAGttataatgaaagaaaataatatcAAAAGTATTGATAGATATTCTAACATTTGTTTTATCTGAGAGATAAGTACATAACTCATTCCAAAATGATTTAACACAATCACATTCACAAAAAAGATGTACAATGGTCTCTCCTATATCACAGAAAGTAAAGTTTTTTCAATATTTTGCTTATACTTATTAAATACTATATTACAAGTTTAGCatctatgtaatattttaaatgtgacttcTTTAAAACCCTATTGAATTGTGTGCTAAATCCCAGAGTCTTCTGGAGTCCATAGCTTCGTGTAAGGAAAAGGCcaaagtttaaagggatagtccaaccaaaaatgaaaagtgctatcatttgctcaccctcttGTCGTTTTAATCCTGTGTAACTTCAGAAGACTCTGAATATACAGCTTAATGGAGATCTCAAGTAGTCGCGTTTagtgcaatataaaaaaaattacttgagtTTTAATATCGATGTTGTAAGATTTGATAGCCATAATAAACATGACAATCAATAATTTATCTCAGATCTCAAAAATAACAAGAATGTTCAAACTGGGAACAATCGTCTTTTTAAGATCTGAGAAGggattaatatttaatgaatagaTCTAACGCATTGGTTCAGAACATTTTtagatattatattaaaatgcatacagACCCATGACCAGGGATAGAAATGAGACATTTATCTTGTGCTGAATGCAATGTTTCATCAACAAAGGGGTCAAGAAAGAGTGTCAATAGACTGTAAAGGCTCCGCCCCCTTAAAAACAGCACAGATGTAGCTCAGTATGCAGTGTGTTGTTGTGATGATCCTGCCAGAGGTCATTTTATAAGGATCAGTATTGTGCAATGATCATGGTTACGAAATCAGAAATTCAAACCTGTTTATGTGTATTTAAGCACGTAAGTATAATGTTAAAGCAgtataataaagtataatataaaagCAGGTGTCAATACAGAATACATGTTGATTGATGTATTGGACTCCAGCACTGAAGAAaaggataaatatttttttgagacttttttttaataattttttttacatgcagtacacattgattttattaaaactgtAGTCTTTTCTGGGGAGGATAAGACAATACACTGTATTGCAGGTTTATGGcataatgatatatattttttaattgtcccTAAATTCAGCGTATAGTTTGAGGGTCTGTTCCTTCTTTAATTTCTTGCACTGAAGTCATTTAATGATGTAATGTTGCTCTGTTGTTGTGTATATATGTGCCGCTCCATTAAAGCCTTttatgtttgatgttttttaagTGTGCTGAGAGTTAAAGTTACTGAAAGTGCTGTCGATGAACAGCTGACCGCTCCGTGTCTATCTTTAGAGAGGCGTTTCAGCCGCTCTAGAGGTGAAATAGAGGGATGAGATATTTCACATGAATGATTCAGGACAGTTACAGAAATACACCTGATGCCAGATACTGAGCCACGCTGTCACAATTATTGTTGAAAGAATGCTTTAAGATAGAAACTGGGTCAAAACCAGCACtgagcattaataaaaaaaacatggatggATCTCATGAAACGTATCAAAAACATATTTAGCTCCAATTTTACCTCCACATTTAAAAGGAAATAAATGAATGCAGTTTGAAATGTGATGTATATCCAATACTGTTCAGAAGTTCAGTtagtgttttaatcattttaatgcatcagttcattcagcaaggatgcaataaattgatcaaaagggaccgtgaagatatttataatgttataatttattatattttaaataaatactttggaGCATTCTGGtcatcaaagaattctaaaaaaaaatatatataaaaaatatttttaaaaaaaaaccgtTTGcacctaaatgtaaatgtattattataacatattaataagaagaaaataaTGGGCTGctaatatgtttcttgagcaagaaatcatcatatcagaatgatttctgaaggatcatgtgacattgaagactgaaaatacagctttaccatgacaggaataaattacataaaaatatattgtaaaaatacagtttttgctgtcttttgatcaataaatgcagtcttggtgagcattgAGGCtcatttcaaaagcataaaaaaatacatcttgttAGTTGAACTACCTTAAATTGCTGATTACAAgcacaatatttttgtcttttatgcataatttaattttttttcttctggcgGTGTTAGTGAAATTCACATGGATGCACTTATATCTCTATATTTCAGATATCTCTGTACACCCCAGTGATGAAGTACTCGAgtcctggactcggactcgagtccgactcgagtcACTTTTCTTTGGACTCGAGTCCAACTCGAGACTCCATTCCctggactcgtgactcgacttggactcgtggactgatgactcgtacttggactcggactcgaggataTATAAAATCGGACTTGAACAGTCATTACGTTGTTTCtgactaaaaatgttataaaaaaaatgttttgtgcccAAGACTGGCCGGGATCTATTATTTTCCCTCACAGACACTGCTACCGCTCGCTttctttgcttgacaacacactaactgacgtcactcactttcgcgctcgggcacttgcgggaaaggatgaagctgattggttagttcttgtcacatgacctgcggtgcacttgcgacattctgaaaagttgagatgtttttaactcgatgcggtgcggacgcgcctggatgcttccattatgagcgcgcatacgcttccattatgagcgtacatactgcgcgcctacagtACATTGGAAATtacgaacttgagcgtgcaaaagacgcgatatttgAACGGCCCTAATACGTTGCATTCTGACCATGCGCttgccatcacacacacacattcacttgaaaacatacaaacgcactcacgctaaatcacttggtcactcacacacaaacgctctctctctctctctctctctctctctcacacacacacacacacacacactcattgtaaTATACACGTTTCTTTTTTTGCCGAGTGTAATTCTGTAgtacagtgttaaaggattagttaacacaaaaatgaaaatttcctaatcatttactcctcccaatgccttccaggatatccatggcgttttttcttaaattatgttttttaaggaaaacatttcaggatgttttcttcatataatggacttcaatgcctaccaactcaagttggttgctattgtttcctcaaaaaaaaaaaaaaaaaaatttccaataTACGGGATttgagactcgactcggactcgaactctggtaatggtTACTCGACTTGGACTTGActcggactcttctttggtgactcggacttggattcggactcgaacactgagactcgagactcaacttggactcgacagttggtgactcgactacaacactggtacACACACTGATATTTTCAGTCATACTCTTTGTTTACACAGCCATATTTCATTCTCAGACCTGTTTGTTAGGTGCTATGAGGTTGGTTGAGCTGGCAGTGCTCCGGAAACAATCTCAATATTGAAACAAACCTCAGAGCCAAAGCATTAGGAGTATGTGTTGGCAGCCACGTTACACTAACATGAGCCAAATTCTGTTTTAAGAAAGCATTTGGAGTAAATGAAGTATCCTGGTGCTGATCAGACCAAGAATCCTTTCTTGTCTTGTCAGTTTTCTCTGAAGTTCAGgtttcctgcaccagaagtgctGTTTTACATGACGTGGCCCTTTTGTTTCCCTCAGGAACTGACAGACCTTCAGAGAGATCCCCCAGCCCAATGTTCAGCAGGTCCGGTCGGAGAGGACTGTGAGTATTTGATGAGTTACTATTTTGTCAGATTACCGTTTAAATATAAAGATATTCACATGTATTCACTCTATTAGAGATCCCATTTAGGTCGTCCAACAATAACTACCATTCTCAGCATACGTTGGATCAGTTGTTGCTCTTgcattgattttatataattaatcatGTTTTTCAGTGTTTCACTGGCAGGCAACAATAATGGGGCCGGTAAGTAGCCATTTTTCTGCCTAATTCTTTTCAAATTATAGGCTTCCCACACTCATGAAATATCAGGGAATTGTGGGTTTCTTAGGGGGGGTCAGTTCACTTAAGATCAATAAAATTAATAGACTTAAAATTAATAGAATCTTAAAATATTTGGGGAAAATCATTGAAATTCATTGATCTAAATGTATAGTAATCCTGAAAttagttaaagggacagttcacccaaaatgtaaaattaccccatgatttactcaccctctagcCATGATAGGTGTATATGACATTCATCTTTCAGACAGATACAGTTAAgttgttaaaatgaaataaatttcctGGATCTTCCAAACTTTatgaatggcagtgaatggtgccAAATTTGTAAAGccccaaaaaagtgcatccatccatcataaaaagtgctcctcACAGCGCCGGAGGATTAATAAAGACCTTCTGAAGTGAATCCatgcatttgtgtaaaaaaaaaaaaagtcgtatGCATCAGTGGCATTCCCGCAGATGACGTAGGTGTAGTCTTTATCATCACATATGTATTATGTGTGGAGtacttttttatgatggatggatgcaattTTTTGGCCTTCAGAATTTCTACACCCatttactgccattataaagctttttttctgcattcttCTGAAGAAGAAGgtcatatacacctaagatggcttgagggtgagtaaatcatggggtaattttcatttttgggtgaactgtccctttaagaaaagtttttaaagtatttaaaagggacattttatatttttttagcatcTTATTTTCTTCTAGAAGTCCACTTACAATGCTGATGAATGTTTGCTTGTACCACAGACAGTTAAAGTTTAGACAAATAATCAGGTTAGTGTTTAACACAGCTATATGCAAATATCCTtagttctgattggctgatctcCATGTCCAAGTGCAGTTCATAAgactgtaaatttaaaaaaaatcgttTAAACTAACAGAATATAACATTCTTGAATTCATTTGTCCTTGCCATATATAGATATTGTGATGCGTTAAAATATCGCCTGCTTTGTGACAGCTGCAGTACATGCATATATAAGCAACGCTGTGTTCTTGGTTTTCAGAATGACAGTCCATATCAAGGAGGGGTTTTCTTCCTTACAATTCATTTCCCAACAGACTACCCCTTTAAACCACCAAAGGTTCGTTGCTTTGTGAGATTCATTGTGCTTGGAGTCATTAGTCAAATGCAAATGTATGTCATGGTTTGTAATTCTGTAATCGGTACACTTTGCGTTGATTGACAGGTCGCATTCACAACAAAAATCTACCACCCCAATATTAACAGTAACGGCAGTATTTGTCTGGACATCCTGCGATCTCAGTGGTCACCTGCACTTACTGTATCCAAAGGTAGGGTTCAGCAACATCTCAATGCATCATGCAAGcactttgaaaataaaatgtaaaaaatctgcaGTACCCCATTgctgtatatgtacagtacactaccattcaaacgtttggggctggtaagtttttttgtttttttgtttgtttttaaagaaatgaatgcctttttttcagaaaggatgcattaaattgatcacaaaTGACAGGAAAGACACTacaatgtcacaaaatatttctcTTTTGATTAAATGTTGTtcgtttttaattttctatttatcaaaaaatccacaaaaatattaagcactgcAACCGTTCTCCACTTTTataattatcagaaatatttcttgagcatcaaatcagcatattaaaatgatttcggaaggatcatgtgacactgaagactggagtaataatgctgacagttctaataaactacattttcaaatataatcaaatagaaaagttattttgaattgtactAATATTGCACAATATCATGGTCTTGCATACCGTTGATGCACAGGTTAAATGTCATGATTGTCATCGGCCAGTAAAACCTACAGTACATGTTCTCCTGTTCAGGGAAACTGAAAGATGATTGTTATAATTGAGGTATTATGATGTCCTCATGTGGCTTGAAACTGTTTGTTTTGAGTACTGTAGAGATCCTTGGCGTCTCTGGCTAATAGCAGAGCACTGAGCCCAGTGTGTCTGATTGTGTTTTCAGACTGGAGTGATTAAGCAGTGACGTAGTTTGGATCAGTCCACGGGAAGCTGTTTGTGTTATatgacaaacaaacacagagcagCTCCTCATTTCAGCAGCAGAGACGATCAGGAGGTTTTGGTATAATATCTTTTTAATGTGTTCCCTTCTCTGTTTTAGTCTTGTTGTCCATCTGCTCCCTGTTATGTGACCCGAACCCAGATGACCCGCTGGTACCTGAgatcgcacatacatataaagcAGACAGAGAAAAGTGAGTGACAATTATGtgcatatttgaatgttttttttttattattattgttcatgtgttcatttttattgtttcaatCAGATTCCTATTTTTGGAAAATCCAATGAATTGAATACAAATGAAAAGTACTTGTGAttgcttgtgttgtgtttctgCTTTTAATTGATGGATGTCACATGAAAAGTGTACGAAAAACGCTTTATGTAACAGAACAAAAGACTCAGAACTGTTACACTCTGATTGAATGAGCGACAATCAGAGTTGTTGTAAAATTGCCAATACATGCACACATCAGACTGTTAAATACTGTATAAATCTGCCAGGTTAGTTGCCACATTGCGACCTGAACTCCTCTCCATATTGCACCCATTAATAAAAAGCTCTTCCTTGTCTTGGCTTGTTTGGGATGTCTTAGTCTTGTGTAGTCAGAATTTTGACTGATGCCTTTAGTTTCTTAAAAATTTGCcatttgtaaactgatgtttactgtcctttttttattgttttataaatttcaatagcatttgtataaaaactatattcactgaatgttaaaaaaaaaaatgtatacaaaaacgAAT
The sequence above is drawn from the Carassius auratus strain Wakin unplaced genomic scaffold, ASM336829v1 scaf_tig00005608, whole genome shotgun sequence genome and encodes:
- the LOC113070994 gene encoding ubiquitin-conjugating enzyme E2 D4, yielding MALKRIQKELTDLQRDPPAQCSAGPVGEDLFHWQATIMGPNDSPYQGGVFFLTIHFPTDYPFKPPKVAFTTKIYHPNINSNGSICLDILRSQWSPALTVSKVLLSICSLLCDPNPDDPLVPEIAHTYKADREKYNRLAREWTQKYAM